A part of Pararhizobium sp. A13 genomic DNA contains:
- a CDS encoding LysR substrate-binding domain-containing protein → MKDLNAVHLNGLRAVEAAGRLGSLQAAAEELGVTIGAVSQQIIKTEKQLGRILFERSPRGLVATLFSESFLPRLTSGFETLDQAVASARRRDETILTISVAPVFAARWLVHRLDHFTEKHPDIRLRIDATTALANLETSGVDVGIRVGSGNWPGVRAELLLEQEIFPVCSPAIAEKLKEPKDILDIPAVIDGRSMFSWETWLRDVGLSGKQMTARHVFNDASLCLDAAIAGQGVMLAWQTLAGYSIVEGRLVVPYPVRVKTGFAHYFVTPPSRRETKTVSAFKQWVRAEIAESMQRLGFA, encoded by the coding sequence ATGAAGGATCTGAACGCCGTTCACCTCAATGGATTGCGAGCCGTCGAAGCGGCGGGCCGTCTCGGCTCGCTACAGGCCGCGGCTGAGGAGCTGGGCGTCACCATCGGCGCCGTCAGCCAGCAGATCATCAAGACGGAGAAACAGCTCGGCCGCATCCTTTTCGAGCGCAGCCCGCGCGGCCTCGTGGCGACGCTTTTCAGCGAGAGCTTCCTGCCACGCCTCACCAGCGGTTTCGAAACGCTCGATCAGGCGGTTGCCTCGGCCCGCAGGCGCGACGAGACGATCCTGACGATCTCGGTTGCCCCGGTTTTCGCGGCGCGCTGGCTCGTTCACCGGTTGGATCATTTCACCGAGAAACACCCCGATATCCGCCTGCGCATCGATGCGACGACGGCTCTCGCCAATCTCGAAACCTCCGGCGTCGATGTCGGTATCCGCGTCGGCTCGGGCAACTGGCCAGGGGTGAGGGCCGAATTGCTGCTGGAACAGGAAATCTTTCCGGTCTGCTCGCCGGCCATTGCAGAAAAACTGAAGGAGCCGAAGGATATTCTGGATATTCCGGCCGTCATCGACGGCCGCTCCATGTTCAGTTGGGAGACCTGGCTGCGCGACGTCGGTCTTTCCGGAAAACAGATGACCGCACGGCACGTCTTCAACGACGCCTCGCTCTGCCTGGATGCCGCGATTGCCGGTCAGGGCGTCATGCTCGCCTGGCAGACGCTGGCCGGTTATTCGATCGTCGAGGGGCGGTTGGTGGTGCCATACCCCGTCCGGGTGAAGACGGGGTTCGCACATTATTTCGTAACCCCGCCGTCACGCCGCGAAACGAAGACGGTTTCCGCCTTCAAGCAGTGGGTGCGCGCCGAGATTGCCGAGAGCATGCAGCGCCTCGGTTTTGCCTGA
- a CDS encoding glutathione S-transferase family protein: MLTIYGVYCSRASRNYWMAEELGIPFKSVPVIQARLLADPLAREARLSTKSPSFLAVNPMGLIPAIDDDGLVLTESLANNLYLARKHGGPLAGSDLREEGQMLAWTLWAATEVEPHTVKIVLAYDNARENTPEGKAIIETSVKGLERPLARLEAHLQTQDYVVDNRFTVADLNLAEVLRYAMSETYLFDRHPRVKAWLSRCHARPAFEKMMAGRRKEAEAA, encoded by the coding sequence ATGCTGACGATCTATGGCGTTTACTGCTCGCGTGCCTCGCGCAACTACTGGATGGCGGAGGAACTGGGTATCCCGTTCAAATCCGTGCCGGTCATCCAGGCGCGGCTGCTTGCCGACCCGCTGGCGCGCGAGGCCCGGCTCAGCACCAAATCGCCCTCCTTCCTCGCCGTCAACCCGATGGGCCTGATCCCGGCGATCGACGATGACGGACTGGTGCTGACGGAATCGCTTGCCAACAACCTCTATCTCGCCCGCAAGCATGGCGGTCCGCTCGCCGGTTCCGATCTGCGCGAGGAAGGACAGATGCTGGCCTGGACGCTCTGGGCAGCAACCGAGGTCGAGCCCCACACCGTCAAGATCGTATTGGCCTATGACAATGCCCGGGAAAATACGCCCGAAGGCAAAGCGATCATCGAAACATCGGTCAAGGGGCTGGAAAGGCCGCTGGCACGGCTGGAAGCGCATCTGCAAACGCAGGATTACGTCGTCGACAACCGCTTCACCGTCGCCGATCTCAACCTAGCGGAAGTGCTGCGCTATGCCATGAGCGAGACCTACCTGTTCGACAGGCATCCGAGGGTCAAAGCCTGGCTCAGTCGCTGCCATGCACGGCCGGCCTTCGAGAAAATGATGGCCGGACGGCGCAAGGAGGCGGAAGCCGCCTGA
- a CDS encoding TIGR03808 family TAT-translocated repetitive protein, which yields MLNRRLLLSSIASMGFCAAAGTVMAAKLKPAQDGLRGTIDISGHGIAPDAGADQSKAFNRLLRDAARRGMPVFLPAGDYVLSGIILPDNLWLSGVPGRTRLIHAGGGGFLTGEGPGRLTLSDLVLDGGGKALGDDVEGLLNLRGVANLTIENCTITGSSKHGINAEYCGGRIDGNSLSQLAASGIYAVESEKLSITANTVFDCGNGGILVHRWEAAEDGTMVSGNRVYRIAAKDGGTGENGNGINIFRAANVMVTDNHVSDCAFSAIRANSATDVQISNNQCLRSGETAVYSEFGFEGAIVSGNLIDGAANGILIVNFNEGGRLATVSDNIVRNLHVDGPYVHDGAGFGFGIAVEADTAVTGNIIENAPKWGLMLGWGPYMRNVVATGNLVRNAGGGCAVTVVEGSGTALIANNLFQDVRDGAILGYRWNQRATGDLMEGGSETFVHLTLSGNRLS from the coding sequence ATGCTGAACCGACGCCTGCTTCTGTCTTCGATCGCCTCGATGGGCTTTTGCGCGGCTGCCGGCACTGTCATGGCTGCAAAGCTGAAGCCGGCGCAGGATGGCTTGCGCGGCACGATCGATATCTCCGGCCATGGCATCGCTCCCGATGCTGGCGCGGATCAAAGCAAGGCGTTCAATCGTCTTTTACGGGATGCGGCACGAAGGGGCATGCCGGTCTTTCTACCGGCCGGCGACTACGTGCTTTCCGGCATCATTCTGCCCGACAATCTCTGGCTGAGCGGCGTCCCCGGCCGCACCCGGCTGATCCATGCGGGTGGCGGCGGGTTTCTGACCGGCGAAGGGCCGGGGCGGCTGACTTTGTCCGACCTCGTTCTCGATGGCGGCGGCAAGGCGCTCGGCGATGATGTCGAGGGACTTCTCAACCTGCGCGGCGTCGCCAATCTGACGATCGAAAACTGCACCATCACCGGCTCGTCGAAACACGGCATCAATGCCGAGTATTGCGGCGGCCGGATCGATGGCAACAGCCTATCACAGTTGGCAGCCTCCGGCATCTATGCGGTCGAAAGCGAAAAACTCTCGATCACGGCCAATACCGTGTTTGATTGCGGCAATGGCGGCATCCTCGTGCATCGATGGGAGGCCGCGGAGGACGGCACGATGGTCAGCGGCAACCGGGTGTACCGGATCGCCGCCAAGGATGGAGGAACGGGCGAGAACGGCAACGGCATCAACATTTTCCGCGCCGCAAACGTCATGGTGACGGACAACCACGTCTCCGACTGCGCCTTTTCCGCAATCCGCGCCAACAGTGCCACGGACGTCCAGATCTCCAACAACCAGTGCCTGCGGTCCGGCGAAACGGCCGTCTATTCCGAATTCGGTTTCGAGGGTGCTATCGTCTCCGGCAACCTGATCGATGGTGCTGCCAATGGCATTCTGATCGTCAACTTCAATGAAGGCGGCAGGCTGGCGACCGTCAGCGACAACATCGTCCGCAACCTGCATGTCGATGGTCCCTATGTCCACGACGGCGCCGGTTTCGGCTTCGGCATTGCGGTGGAAGCTGATACCGCTGTCACAGGCAACATCATCGAGAACGCGCCGAAATGGGGGCTGATGCTTGGCTGGGGTCCCTACATGCGCAACGTCGTCGCGACCGGCAATCTGGTAAGGAACGCCGGCGGCGGTTGCGCGGTGACGGTGGTCGAAGGATCAGGCACGGCATTGATTGCCAACAACCTGTTTCAGGACGTCCGCGACGGTGCCATTCTCGGCTACCGCTGGAACCAGAGGGCCACCGGGGACCTCATGGAGGGCGGAAGCGAAACCTTCGTCCACCTCACCCTTTCCGGCAACCGCCTCAGCTAA
- a CDS encoding EAL domain-containing protein, with translation MTKNLDYSRKESGARVASNDDTQRLMAASQRLAAEVSRLFASEPDIADRHYWLETMVNHVPDYIYAKDLEGRFLIANRATVTDNGFEEMQDLIGKTDYDLHPAEMVSHMAATERQVIETGKPIFGMEERAFVSKGYERWLMTSKVPLRNKHGATIGIVGVSRDITDRKKAERLLLGQARLLEMIAKSTPLVDFFNELILLIEAHLPGILGSILLLSEDGRHLSTGAAPGLDKVYCEAVHGIEIGPKAGSCGTAAWRGEPVFVADILSDPLWEDVVEFVRLFGYRSCWSTPIRSYQGKVLGTFALYSREVGVPSAEQNELISMAAHLAGIAIERRQSEERIQFMAHHDALTGLPNRVLFDERVASALQQARAAGQSVALAFLDLDNFKLINDTLGHHAGDELLRLVAGRMLACVRKSDMIVRVGGDEFIILLTGLPPDSGIVTSRLENIRAAIGAPLVLSGRSLQVSCSMGVVCYPDHGQTATDLLANADAAMYRAKEVGRNNLQLFDAEMAKKAHERLLRHEELRDAVARGEFLLHYQPQMNLKTGRIFAAESLLRWQHPERGLISPAEIIPLAEETGLIVPIGDWVLNEACRQNKAWQEAGLPPIVVSVNVSARQFRERNWVSRVAEALAESGLEARYLELELTESLIMRDVGAAIATMHELQALGVHLAIDDFGTGYSSLSALKSFPVRRLKIDRSFVQDIPGNDDDKAITGAIISLAQKLQIEVIAEGVETQAQVDFLRASGCHDVQGYFVSRPVTPAALATLLA, from the coding sequence TTGACGAAGAACCTAGACTACTCGCGAAAGGAAAGTGGAGCCAGGGTCGCCAGCAACGACGACACGCAGCGTCTGATGGCCGCAAGCCAACGCCTGGCGGCGGAAGTCTCGCGCTTGTTCGCGTCCGAACCAGACATCGCCGATCGCCACTATTGGCTCGAGACGATGGTCAACCACGTTCCCGACTACATTTACGCCAAGGATCTCGAAGGCCGGTTCCTGATCGCCAACCGCGCGACGGTGACCGACAATGGCTTCGAGGAAATGCAGGACCTCATCGGCAAGACCGACTACGACCTGCACCCGGCCGAAATGGTCAGCCATATGGCGGCGACGGAACGGCAAGTCATCGAGACGGGGAAGCCGATCTTCGGAATGGAGGAACGGGCGTTCGTCAGCAAGGGGTACGAGCGCTGGCTGATGACCTCCAAGGTGCCGCTGCGCAACAAGCACGGCGCAACCATCGGCATCGTCGGCGTTTCGCGCGATATCACCGACCGCAAGAAGGCCGAACGCCTTCTGCTTGGCCAGGCCCGGCTGCTGGAGATGATTGCCAAGAGCACGCCGCTTGTCGATTTCTTCAACGAACTGATCCTCCTGATCGAGGCGCATCTGCCCGGTATCCTCGGTTCCATCCTGCTTCTGTCGGAAGATGGCCGGCATCTGTCGACGGGGGCGGCTCCCGGTCTCGACAAGGTCTATTGCGAGGCCGTTCACGGAATTGAAATTGGTCCAAAGGCCGGGTCTTGCGGCACGGCCGCCTGGCGCGGCGAGCCGGTGTTCGTTGCGGATATTCTTTCCGATCCCCTATGGGAGGATGTTGTAGAATTTGTTCGCCTATTCGGCTATCGCTCCTGCTGGTCGACGCCGATCCGTTCCTATCAGGGCAAGGTGCTTGGAACCTTCGCGCTCTATTCCCGCGAGGTCGGCGTTCCCTCGGCGGAACAGAACGAACTGATTTCGATGGCAGCGCACCTTGCCGGCATCGCCATTGAGCGCCGGCAGTCGGAAGAGCGCATCCAGTTCATGGCGCATCACGACGCGCTGACCGGATTGCCGAACCGGGTGCTGTTTGACGAGCGTGTCGCCAGCGCGCTGCAACAGGCGCGCGCGGCCGGCCAGTCGGTGGCTCTCGCCTTTCTCGATCTCGACAATTTCAAGCTGATCAATGACACGCTCGGCCACCATGCCGGTGATGAACTCCTGCGTCTCGTCGCGGGCCGCATGCTGGCTTGCGTGCGCAAGTCGGACATGATCGTGCGCGTCGGCGGCGACGAATTCATCATTCTCCTGACCGGCCTGCCGCCGGACAGCGGCATCGTAACCTCCCGGCTCGAGAATATTCGCGCAGCGATCGGCGCGCCGCTCGTTCTTTCGGGGCGCAGTCTGCAGGTCAGCTGCAGCATGGGTGTGGTCTGTTATCCCGATCACGGCCAGACGGCGACCGATCTGCTCGCCAATGCCGACGCGGCGATGTATCGGGCCAAGGAAGTCGGGCGCAACAATCTGCAATTGTTTGACGCCGAAATGGCGAAGAAAGCCCACGAAAGGCTGCTGCGCCACGAGGAACTGCGCGATGCGGTCGCCCGCGGCGAATTTCTGCTGCACTATCAACCGCAGATGAACCTGAAAACCGGCAGGATCTTTGCCGCCGAGTCGCTCCTGCGCTGGCAGCACCCCGAGCGCGGCCTGATCTCGCCGGCGGAAATCATCCCGCTTGCCGAAGAAACCGGCCTGATCGTCCCGATCGGCGACTGGGTGCTGAACGAGGCCTGTCGGCAGAACAAGGCCTGGCAGGAGGCTGGCCTGCCGCCGATCGTCGTCAGCGTCAACGTGTCTGCCCGCCAGTTCCGGGAACGCAACTGGGTGTCGCGGGTCGCAGAAGCGCTTGCGGAAAGCGGGCTGGAAGCCCGGTATCTCGAATTGGAACTGACGGAGAGCTTGATCATGCGGGATGTCGGCGCGGCGATCGCCACCATGCACGAGCTTCAGGCGCTCGGCGTCCATCTCGCCATAGACGATTTCGGCACCGGCTATTCGAGCCTCAGCGCGCTGAAGAGTTTTCCTGTCCGGCGGCTGAAGATCGATCGGTCCTTCGTTCAGGATATTCCGGGCAACGACGACGACAAGGCGATCACCGGCGCGATCATCTCGCTGGCGCAGAAGCTGCAGATCGAGGTGATTGCAGAAGGGGTGGAAACCCAGGCGCAGGTCGATTTCCTGCGGGCCAGCGGTTGCCACGACGTGCAGGGCTATTTCGTCAGCCGGCCGGTAACGCCCGCCGCCCTTGCCACCCTTTTGGCTTGA
- a CDS encoding L,D-transpeptidase family protein, with the protein MTLSKSLSRRQFLNISGLAVASAGLAGCTSSMNTDRFRAETAPYFRNPALEGRFSDPRYGAELEGPVYGGEPSGLPLQSAYYAEMYGPKVDDGFNIPAVPYEQIDARFYRQEVPNTFGERPGTIIVDTGERFLYLILSNGSAMRYGVGIGREGFAWSGRGVIQWKQKWPRWKPPNEMVARQPQLAQYSIANGGMPPGIDNPLGARAMYIFQNGEDTLYRLHGSPEWQSIGKAVSSGCVRLINQDVIDLYDRVRNGAPILVI; encoded by the coding sequence ATGACACTGTCCAAATCGCTCTCCCGCCGGCAATTTCTCAATATCTCCGGGCTTGCCGTGGCCTCAGCCGGCCTTGCCGGATGCACCTCCTCGATGAACACCGACCGGTTCCGTGCCGAAACCGCGCCCTATTTCCGCAATCCGGCGCTGGAAGGTCGTTTCAGCGACCCGCGCTACGGGGCCGAACTGGAGGGGCCGGTCTACGGCGGGGAACCGAGCGGCCTGCCGCTGCAATCGGCCTACTATGCCGAGATGTATGGGCCAAAGGTCGATGATGGTTTCAACATACCGGCGGTCCCCTATGAGCAGATCGATGCGCGCTTCTATCGCCAGGAGGTGCCCAACACCTTCGGCGAGCGGCCGGGCACGATCATCGTCGATACCGGCGAGCGGTTCCTCTATCTCATCCTGTCCAACGGCTCTGCCATGCGCTACGGCGTCGGCATCGGCCGCGAGGGCTTTGCCTGGTCGGGCAGGGGCGTGATCCAGTGGAAGCAGAAGTGGCCGCGCTGGAAGCCGCCGAACGAGATGGTGGCCCGCCAGCCGCAACTGGCACAATATTCGATCGCCAATGGCGGCATGCCACCGGGCATCGACAATCCGCTCGGTGCACGAGCGATGTACATCTTCCAGAACGGCGAGGACACGCTCTATCGCCTGCACGGATCTCCGGAATGGCAATCGATCGGCAAGGCGGTGTCATCAGGCTGCGTGCGCCTGATCAACCAGGACGTCATCGATCTCTACGATCGCGTCCGCAACGGGGCGCCGATTTTGGTGATTTGA
- a CDS encoding response regulator, which translates to MQSILTVDDDENDLFICTYTIRRFDPEIKVLKAMNGLEALGVLKNTTPDAIILDINMPVMNGFEFLDHYTREFDRHAPVVAMLTSSHRAADRERALRYDFVKSYFEKPLTPENLQAMAMLLGG; encoded by the coding sequence ATGCAATCGATACTGACCGTCGATGACGACGAGAACGACCTGTTCATCTGCACCTATACCATCCGCAGGTTCGATCCCGAGATCAAGGTTCTGAAGGCGATGAACGGGCTGGAGGCGCTGGGCGTGCTCAAGAACACGACACCGGACGCCATCATCCTCGACATCAACATGCCCGTGATGAACGGCTTCGAATTCCTCGATCACTATACCAGGGAGTTCGACAGGCACGCGCCGGTCGTTGCCATGCTGACCAGCTCGCACCGCGCCGCCGACCGCGAGCGGGCGCTGCGCTATGATTTCGTCAAGAGCTATTTCGAAAAGCCGCTGACGCCGGAGAACCTGCAGGCGATGGCGATGCTTCTGGGGGGATGA
- a CDS encoding PAS domain-containing sensor histidine kinase, giving the protein MLTGWVSIVIGATVMALWFVRPVDLAVTVPTLFAMQFNTALCFVLSGSAMYLLQSNAPRPSILAASLAGLLAAATLAEHVFDVDLNIDQLFIEPFVTVGTNLAGRMAPNTALCFVLINAAILISGVLGRPSQIRIVLAAAVFMISSSALLGYLLSITTTHDWLPLARMSPHTAFCFVGLSTGLIFAGIGQLGYHPPVVAATLAAASYFLLLSLTYVELLRQEVLFTEELPATEHSNARSTLLAVLLLSGAVYAGLIAYAFRSSERSRKMAIQLDVSRKRLAAIIDTAVDGFITIDDRGTILSVNPACEKIFGYAVGEMIGHNIKMLMPAPYHDQHDQYLANYRTTGEAKVIGVGREAEGQRKDGTTFPVDLSVARIDLDHQVLYSGIVRDISERKQYEREILEANAELEEFAYRTSHDLRSPIASSLGLIWITHDMIRQGASVVELEPILTRIEQSFRKLDNLIQNIIFLTRTKVLDEPESTIAVARAVRETVDRLRPMDGGHLSTVHIDIPDTMVVRKKASRFQIILDNLLSNAIKFHDPAVQVPEIFVQASTVKGRFILSVADNGLGIPPADEPKLFQMFKRFHPQHAQGSGLGLYILRKSVEHLGGTVAYRRQDKGSIFTVTLPEENRR; this is encoded by the coding sequence ATGCTGACGGGATGGGTCAGCATCGTCATCGGCGCGACGGTCATGGCGCTCTGGTTCGTCCGTCCGGTCGATCTTGCCGTGACGGTGCCGACCCTCTTTGCGATGCAATTCAACACGGCGCTCTGTTTCGTGCTCTCGGGCAGCGCGATGTACCTGTTGCAGTCGAATGCGCCGCGTCCGTCCATCCTTGCCGCAAGCCTTGCTGGCCTGCTTGCGGCCGCGACCCTGGCGGAACATGTATTTGACGTCGATCTCAACATCGACCAGCTGTTCATCGAGCCGTTTGTGACGGTCGGCACCAATCTTGCGGGCCGCATGGCGCCCAACACCGCCCTCTGCTTCGTGCTGATCAACGCGGCGATCCTCATCAGCGGCGTGCTCGGCCGCCCGTCGCAGATCCGGATCGTTCTTGCAGCCGCCGTGTTCATGATCTCGTCCAGTGCCCTGCTCGGCTACCTTCTCAGCATCACGACCACCCATGACTGGCTGCCGCTGGCGCGCATGTCGCCACACACGGCCTTCTGTTTTGTCGGGCTCTCGACAGGGCTGATCTTTGCCGGCATCGGACAGCTCGGTTATCACCCGCCCGTGGTCGCCGCGACGCTGGCGGCGGCAAGCTATTTTCTTCTACTGAGCCTCACCTATGTCGAGTTACTCAGGCAGGAGGTCCTGTTTACGGAAGAACTGCCGGCAACCGAGCACAGCAATGCGCGTTCGACGCTGCTCGCCGTTCTTCTGCTCTCTGGCGCGGTCTATGCCGGCCTGATCGCCTACGCCTTTCGAAGTTCGGAACGGTCACGGAAGATGGCGATACAGCTGGACGTGAGCCGGAAGCGGCTGGCGGCCATCATCGATACCGCCGTTGACGGCTTTATCACCATCGACGACCGCGGCACCATCCTGTCGGTCAATCCGGCCTGCGAAAAGATCTTCGGCTACGCCGTCGGCGAGATGATCGGCCACAACATCAAGATGCTGATGCCGGCGCCCTATCACGACCAGCACGACCAGTATCTGGCGAACTACAGGACGACCGGCGAGGCCAAGGTGATCGGCGTCGGTCGCGAGGCCGAGGGGCAACGCAAGGACGGCACCACCTTCCCAGTCGACCTGTCTGTCGCCCGGATCGATCTCGACCATCAGGTGCTCTACAGCGGCATCGTGCGCGATATTTCTGAGCGCAAGCAATATGAGCGCGAAATTCTCGAAGCCAATGCAGAGTTGGAGGAATTCGCCTACAGGACCTCGCACGACCTGCGTTCGCCGATCGCGTCCTCGCTTGGGCTGATCTGGATCACCCATGACATGATCCGGCAAGGGGCGAGCGTGGTCGAACTGGAGCCGATTCTGACGCGAATCGAGCAGAGTTTCCGCAAGCTCGACAATCTGATCCAGAACATCATCTTTCTCACCCGCACCAAGGTCTTGGACGAGCCGGAAAGCACGATCGCCGTTGCGCGCGCCGTGCGCGAAACGGTCGACAGGCTGCGGCCCATGGATGGCGGTCACCTCTCCACCGTTCATATCGACATTCCCGACACGATGGTGGTACGCAAGAAGGCGAGCCGGTTTCAGATCATCCTCGACAATCTGCTCTCGAATGCGATCAAGTTCCACGATCCGGCAGTACAGGTCCCGGAGATCTTCGTGCAGGCCTCTACCGTCAAGGGGCGCTTCATCCTGTCCGTTGCCGACAACGGGCTCGGCATTCCGCCGGCCGACGAGCCCAAGCTTTTCCAGATGTTCAAGCGCTTCCATCCGCAGCACGCCCAAGGCAGCGGCCTGGGACTCTATATCTTGCGCAAGAGTGTCGAGCACCTCGGCGGAACCGTCGCCTATCGCCGTCAGGACAAGGGGAGCATTTTCACGGTGACATTGCCGGAGGAAAACAGGAGATGA
- a CDS encoding MarR family transcriptional regulator — translation MTDDSDMRKDDLKDGEALALGQQLCFAVYSVAHAFNRTYKPLLDRFGLTYPQYLVLLALWQDDNRTVKGIGEELGLDSGTLSPLLKRLETAGFVSRTRDKGDERQVIVALTEKGVALKTEAFGILMEIGKATGCSMKEAAALRSALHDLNRHLDENQSA, via the coding sequence ATGACCGACGATAGTGACATGCGTAAAGACGATCTCAAGGATGGCGAGGCGCTGGCGCTTGGCCAGCAGCTCTGTTTCGCCGTCTATTCCGTGGCGCATGCGTTCAACCGCACCTACAAGCCGCTGCTCGACCGCTTCGGGCTGACCTATCCGCAATATCTCGTGCTTCTGGCGCTCTGGCAGGACGACAACAGGACGGTCAAGGGCATTGGCGAGGAGCTGGGGCTGGATTCCGGTACACTCTCGCCGCTGCTCAAGCGGCTGGAAACGGCCGGCTTCGTCAGCCGCACGCGCGACAAGGGCGACGAGCGGCAGGTGATCGTCGCCCTGACGGAAAAAGGCGTGGCGCTGAAGACCGAGGCCTTCGGGATCCTGATGGAAATCGGCAAGGCGACCGGATGCAGCATGAAGGAAGCAGCAGCCCTGCGCTCCGCGCTTCATGACCTCAACCGACATCTTGACGAGAACCAGAGCGCTTAG
- a CDS encoding organic hydroperoxide resistance protein, with protein sequence MPILYTTKASATGGRAGRAVSENGVLDVTLTVPKELGGDGATGTNPEQLFAAGYSACFLGALKFVAGKEKVKIPDDATVTATVGIGPREDGTGFYINPSISVNLPGIDRDVAEKLVAAAHIVCPYSHALRTATEIPATLA encoded by the coding sequence ATGCCCATCCTCTACACCACAAAGGCATCCGCAACCGGTGGCCGCGCCGGCCGCGCCGTCAGCGAAAACGGCGTTCTCGATGTGACGCTGACCGTTCCGAAGGAACTCGGCGGCGACGGCGCAACCGGCACCAATCCGGAACAGCTCTTCGCGGCCGGCTATTCCGCCTGCTTCCTCGGCGCGCTGAAGTTCGTCGCCGGCAAGGAAAAAGTGAAGATCCCGGATGACGCCACCGTGACCGCAACCGTCGGCATCGGCCCGCGCGAGGACGGCACCGGCTTCTACATCAACCCGTCGATTTCCGTGAACCTGCCAGGCATCGACCGCGACGTCGCCGAAAAGCTGGTCGCCGCCGCCCACATCGTCTGCCCCTACAGCCACGCGCTGCGCACCGCGACGGAAATCCCGGCGACGCTCGCCTGA